One Maledivibacter sp. genomic window carries:
- a CDS encoding VOC family protein: MLNLGSTYLIVKDFQKSIEFYEALLQMKVSSQNYNRWAQFDFGSCIALYNPKYDEELIKRGENLETHYSNEYLTYYKDRKIQYGNNFVLNFYVDDLNAEYERIKKLNIGKVTEILYLNIASPYYYFLVDDPDGNIIEITGNYK; this comes from the coding sequence ATGTTAAATTTAGGTTCTACTTATCTAATAGTAAAGGATTTTCAAAAGTCAATTGAATTTTATGAAGCATTATTACAAATGAAGGTTTCTTCTCAAAATTATAATAGATGGGCACAATTTGATTTTGGAAGCTGTATTGCATTATATAATCCCAAATATGATGAAGAACTAATTAAACGAGGAGAAAATTTAGAAACACATTACAGCAATGAATATCTTACATATTACAAAGACAGGAAAATTCAATATGGTAATAATTTTGTATTAAATTTTTATGTAGATGACCTCAATGCGGAATATGAGCGAATTAAAAAATTAAACATAGGTAAAGTAACAGAAATTCTGTATTTAAATATTGCTTCACCTTATTACTATTTTTTAGTGGATGACCCTGATGGAAATATAATTGAGATAACAGGTAATTACAAGTAA